The proteins below are encoded in one region of Cytophagales bacterium:
- a CDS encoding zinc-dependent metalloprotease family protein — protein sequence MLRLLAVVCLLTTCAFAVNAQHWQRTNSVKSNQRVIVPKEMPSSFDLYELDLAGLNASLQGSPVRGKFASREVTIQFPSVTGVFERYTIMETNTLHPDLQAKYPGIKSYAGKGIDDPSATIRFSVSQLGFHGMVMSGKTNMSYIDPHTADKKVYKVYSRSSLSREEEDFQCLVDSEVKSMDDDHKGHDHANKTNDSKLRKYRLAIACTADYGNIFAGSGTDAQKTANILAQMNVTMTRVNGVYERDLAITMEIVPNNDQIIYFGATNSDPWNNEFNNTTQTVIDNAIGDANYDIGHLFLSTQDNGNAGCIGCVCTSGSKGSAFTARTNPTGDPFDIDYVAHEMGHQFGGYHVMNTCSRSGSGSTEVEPASGSTIMGYAGICSSNVQSNSDAYFAYVNIRDISNNIQNGVSSGCAQEINLSNNPPTANAGADYTIPRSTAFVLRGAGTDPDGDVLTYCWEQNDPERAPGNGSPASTWTQGPLFRSIEGTTSPNRYMPNLNDVIAGNLSPTWEVVPSVARTMEFALTVRDNAAGGGQTNDDLMTVTVNGSAGPFVVNAPNTSVTWNVGQSQTVTWDVAGTSSAPVSCANVNILLSTDGGLTYPITLAANTPNDGSQSITVPNNVSTNCRIMVEAADNIFYDISNANFSIEGAIPCTATTPTGLAASGVTASTANLNWNAVSGATYDVRYRETGTSTWTVVPSGGNALTLTSLTALTTYEAQVRSACSGGSNSAYSASANFTTTEVQLNYCSSNGNNVSDEYIGNVQVGSINNSSGVDPSGYTDFTSISTDLTLNTSYNISVTPTWTGTIYSEGYAAWIDYNKDGDFEDAGEQIFSQSPTQATPVSGSFTVPASATQGVTRMRVSLKYNGIPTPCESFTYGEVEDYTVNIVGGTPDTQAPSTPTNLASANITASSFDISWTASTDNVGVNGYNVYLNGSLDGTSATTNYSFSGLSANTSYTVAVEAYDAAGNTSGQASTGVTTADVGSCTNVTVNSNDFESGFGIWNDGGSDCRRSANDAQYSNGTYSIRLRDNTSTSVMTTDNLDLSSFEEITVSFSYLARSMDNANEDFWLQVSTNGGSSYTIVEEWNQGDEFVNNVRENDAVTIQGPFTSNTRLRFRCDASGNSDWVYIDDVVITGCTTSTSRSTNTIVETPVEEELPVIDLSEITVYPNPVSEMLNVVGVPEDAHVSLISLSGQVIGKGIGQDEFDMSALNPGIYILKVVAADQVRTMKILKQ from the coding sequence ATGTTAAGATTACTTGCGGTAGTCTGTCTTTTGACTACCTGCGCTTTTGCTGTAAATGCACAGCATTGGCAAAGAACTAATTCCGTCAAGTCAAATCAGAGAGTGATCGTTCCAAAGGAAATGCCTTCCTCTTTTGATTTATATGAACTTGACCTTGCCGGGTTAAATGCTTCATTACAAGGCTCGCCTGTCAGAGGTAAGTTCGCATCCAGAGAAGTGACCATTCAATTTCCCTCTGTAACTGGTGTTTTTGAGCGGTATACCATCATGGAAACCAATACCCTTCATCCTGATCTGCAAGCAAAATACCCAGGTATCAAATCCTATGCAGGAAAAGGAATCGATGACCCTTCCGCAACGATCCGATTCAGTGTTTCCCAACTGGGTTTCCACGGAATGGTCATGTCGGGAAAGACAAATATGTCTTATATAGATCCTCATACTGCCGACAAGAAAGTCTACAAAGTGTATAGCCGAAGTTCTCTTAGCAGAGAAGAAGAGGACTTTCAATGCCTGGTAGATTCTGAGGTCAAGTCCATGGACGATGACCATAAAGGTCATGATCATGCGAATAAAACCAATGACAGCAAGCTCAGGAAGTACCGCCTGGCCATCGCTTGTACAGCTGATTACGGAAATATTTTTGCAGGCTCAGGAACGGACGCTCAAAAAACGGCCAATATCCTGGCACAGATGAACGTGACCATGACCCGCGTGAATGGTGTCTACGAAAGAGACCTGGCCATTACCATGGAGATTGTTCCCAATAACGATCAGATCATCTATTTCGGAGCTACAAATTCTGATCCCTGGAACAATGAATTTAATAATACCACGCAGACGGTCATTGACAATGCCATTGGTGATGCGAATTATGACATTGGACACCTTTTCCTTTCTACTCAGGACAATGGTAATGCAGGATGTATTGGCTGTGTTTGTACCTCAGGTTCAAAAGGAAGTGCATTTACTGCCAGGACCAATCCTACTGGAGATCCATTTGATATTGATTACGTCGCTCATGAGATGGGGCACCAGTTTGGAGGCTATCACGTCATGAACACTTGTTCCAGAAGTGGAAGTGGTTCAACCGAAGTAGAGCCTGCCAGTGGGTCTACCATCATGGGATATGCAGGTATTTGTTCTTCCAACGTACAGAGCAACAGTGACGCTTATTTTGCCTATGTGAATATCCGTGACATTTCGAATAACATACAAAATGGTGTGAGTTCGGGCTGTGCACAGGAAATCAACCTGTCAAACAACCCTCCTACCGCCAATGCAGGAGCAGATTACACGATTCCAAGATCTACTGCTTTCGTATTGCGCGGAGCAGGTACCGACCCTGATGGGGATGTCCTGACCTATTGCTGGGAACAAAATGATCCTGAGCGCGCTCCTGGAAACGGCTCCCCAGCGTCCACCTGGACGCAAGGCCCACTATTCCGATCTATAGAAGGCACCACTTCGCCAAATCGATACATGCCTAATTTGAATGATGTCATTGCAGGTAACCTCTCACCAACCTGGGAAGTTGTGCCTTCAGTGGCTCGAACCATGGAATTTGCACTGACCGTTCGTGACAATGCAGCGGGTGGCGGACAGACGAATGATGACTTGATGACGGTCACAGTGAATGGCAGTGCAGGACCTTTCGTAGTAAATGCACCTAATACTTCGGTAACCTGGAATGTGGGCCAAAGCCAGACAGTGACCTGGGATGTAGCCGGAACCAGCTCAGCACCAGTCAGCTGTGCCAATGTCAACATCCTTTTGAGTACAGATGGCGGATTGACTTATCCGATCACCCTGGCTGCCAACACGCCTAATGACGGATCGCAATCCATTACCGTTCCTAATAATGTTTCTACTAACTGTCGAATCATGGTAGAAGCAGCAGACAATATTTTCTACGATATTTCCAATGCGAACTTCTCTATCGAAGGAGCCATACCATGTACAGCAACTACACCAACGGGGCTGGCTGCTTCTGGTGTTACTGCCAGTACGGCTAATCTAAACTGGAATGCCGTTTCAGGAGCTACATATGATGTTCGGTATCGTGAAACCGGAACCTCGACGTGGACGGTAGTACCTTCTGGAGGGAATGCGCTCACCTTGACTTCACTTACTGCTTTGACAACCTATGAAGCGCAAGTAAGAAGTGCTTGTTCAGGTGGAAGTAACTCTGCTTATTCTGCTTCGGCGAATTTCACCACGACAGAAGTACAATTGAACTACTGTAGTTCTAATGGCAACAATGTAAGCGACGAGTATATTGGTAACGTTCAGGTCGGATCAATCAATAATTCATCCGGAGTAGACCCCAGTGGTTACACAGATTTCACTTCGATATCTACGGACCTGACCCTGAATACTTCCTACAACATTTCTGTCACTCCTACCTGGACAGGTACGATTTACTCCGAAGGATATGCTGCCTGGATTGATTACAACAAAGATGGCGATTTTGAGGATGCTGGTGAGCAGATCTTCAGCCAAAGCCCGACTCAGGCTACTCCGGTATCCGGTTCATTTACCGTTCCTGCTTCTGCCACACAGGGCGTAACCAGAATGCGGGTTTCCTTGAAGTACAATGGCATTCCTACGCCTTGTGAGTCGTTTACGTATGGAGAGGTGGAAGATTACACCGTTAATATTGTAGGAGGAACACCTGATACGCAGGCTCCTTCTACACCGACAAACCTGGCTTCCGCCAACATCACGGCTTCCTCGTTTGACATTTCCTGGACGGCTTCTACAGATAATGTTGGAGTGAATGGCTACAACGTTTACCTGAATGGTTCTCTGGATGGTACTTCGGCCACAACCAACTATTCATTCAGCGGATTGAGCGCCAATACCTCTTACACGGTAGCTGTTGAAGCCTACGATGCAGCAGGCAATACTTCAGGTCAGGCGTCCACTGGTGTGACAACCGCGGATGTCGGAAGTTGTACAAATGTCACCGTAAATTCCAATGATTTCGAAAGCGGATTTGGCATCTGGAATGATGGAGGTTCTGATTGTCGAAGAAGTGCCAATGATGCACAGTATTCAAATGGAACGTACAGCATTCGTTTGCGTGACAATACTTCCACTTCCGTGATGACTACCGACAACCTCGACCTGTCTTCATTCGAAGAAATTACCGTTTCGTTCAGTTACCTGGCCCGCAGCATGGATAATGCCAATGAAGACTTCTGGTTGCAAGTTTCAACCAATGGAGGATCTTCCTATACCATTGTCGAAGAGTGGAATCAGGGCGACGAGTTTGTGAACAATGTACGAGAAAATGATGCGGTAACCATCCAGGGCCCTTTCACATCAAATACTCGTCTACGTTTCCGTTGTGATGCATCTGGCAACAGTGATTGGGTTTATATTGACGATGTAGTAATCACAGGGTGTACAACCAGTACTTCAAGATCAACAAATACCATCGTCGAAACTCCTGTCGAGGAAGAATTGCCTGTGATCGATCTATCCGAAATCACTGTTTACCCTAACCCCGTCAGTGAAATGTTGAATGTGGTAGGTGTTCCCGAAGACGCTCACGTCAGCTTGATCTCTTTATCAGGACAGGTAATTGGTAAGGGAATCGGACAAGATGAATTTGATATGTCTGCTCTGAATCCAGGAATCTATATCCTGAAAGTAGTAGCTGCAGATCAGGTGAGAACAATGAAGATCCTGAAGCAATAA
- the dnaK gene encoding molecular chaperone DnaK yields the protein MGKIIGIDLGTTNSCVAVMEGNEPVVIQNSEGRRTTPSIVAFLDNGKGERKIGDPAKRQAITNPKNTISSVKRFMGKKYSEVSNEISNTSYDLESGSNDTVRVQIGDRNYTPQELSAMILQKMKSTAEDFLGQEVTEAVVTVPAYFNDAERQATKEAGQIAGLDVKRIINEPTAAALAYGLDKKNADMKIAVYDLGGGTFDISILELGDGVFEVKSTNGDVHLGGDDFDGVIIDWLAQEFKNDEGIDLKKDPMALQRLKEAAEKAKIELSSSSSTEINLPYIMPVDGIPKHLVRSLSRAKFEQLADDLVRRSMEPVKQALSDAGMSVSEIDEVILVGGSTRIPKIQEEVESFFGKKPSKGVNPDEVVAIGASIQGGVLTGEVKDVLLLDVTPLSLGIETLGGVFTKLIESNTTIPSKKSETFSTAADQQPSVEIHVLQGERPMARDNKSIGRFHLDGIPPAPRGVPQIEVTFDIDANGILNVSAKDQGTGKEQKIRIEASSGLTDEEIEKMKNEAKANADADKAAKEEVEKVNQADSLIFQTDKQLKEFGDKLSEANKTAIEGALNQLREAHGKKDIPAIDTAMEALNKAWEAASQEIYQAQQEAAGGAGAPGPDAGAAGDAQAEGGSDADVADVEYEEVDDKK from the coding sequence ATGGGTAAAATAATTGGTATTGATTTAGGAACCACCAACTCATGCGTAGCCGTGATGGAAGGTAACGAGCCGGTTGTTATCCAAAACAGTGAGGGTAGAAGAACCACCCCTTCTATTGTTGCTTTTTTGGACAATGGCAAGGGTGAAAGAAAGATTGGGGACCCTGCAAAACGTCAGGCGATCACCAACCCAAAAAACACCATCAGCTCTGTGAAGCGATTCATGGGGAAAAAATATTCTGAAGTTTCAAACGAAATCTCCAACACCTCTTACGATCTCGAGTCTGGATCTAACGATACTGTTCGAGTGCAGATTGGCGATAGAAACTATACTCCTCAGGAACTTTCAGCAATGATCTTGCAAAAGATGAAGTCTACTGCGGAAGATTTCTTAGGACAGGAAGTAACTGAAGCAGTAGTAACTGTTCCTGCTTACTTCAACGATGCTGAGCGTCAGGCTACCAAAGAAGCTGGCCAAATTGCCGGACTTGATGTAAAACGAATCATCAACGAGCCTACTGCAGCAGCTTTGGCTTACGGTCTGGACAAGAAGAATGCAGACATGAAAATCGCGGTGTATGACCTTGGTGGTGGTACATTCGATATCTCTATTCTGGAATTAGGTGATGGCGTATTTGAAGTGAAATCTACCAATGGTGACGTTCACCTCGGTGGAGACGATTTCGATGGCGTGATCATTGATTGGTTGGCACAAGAATTTAAAAACGATGAAGGCATTGATCTTAAGAAAGATCCTATGGCCCTTCAGCGATTGAAAGAAGCTGCAGAGAAAGCAAAAATTGAGTTGTCAAGCTCTAGCAGCACTGAGATCAACTTGCCATACATCATGCCTGTTGATGGTATTCCTAAGCACCTGGTAAGATCTTTGTCAAGAGCCAAATTCGAGCAATTGGCAGATGATCTGGTACGCAGAAGCATGGAGCCTGTAAAGCAAGCCTTGAGTGATGCGGGCATGAGCGTGAGTGAGATCGACGAAGTGATCCTTGTTGGAGGATCTACTCGAATCCCTAAAATCCAGGAGGAAGTAGAAAGCTTCTTCGGCAAGAAACCTTCAAAAGGTGTAAACCCTGATGAAGTAGTTGCGATCGGAGCAAGTATCCAGGGTGGTGTACTTACAGGAGAAGTGAAAGATGTATTGCTTCTTGATGTTACTCCTCTTTCTCTAGGTATTGAAACTTTAGGTGGTGTATTCACCAAATTGATCGAGTCTAACACGACCATTCCTAGCAAGAAATCTGAGACATTCTCTACCGCTGCAGATCAGCAGCCTTCTGTGGAAATCCACGTATTACAAGGAGAGCGTCCGATGGCAAGAGATAACAAGTCTATCGGAAGATTCCACCTGGATGGCATTCCACCAGCACCAAGGGGTGTACCTCAAATCGAAGTGACTTTCGATATTGATGCGAATGGTATCCTGAATGTTTCTGCAAAAGATCAGGGAACTGGCAAAGAGCAGAAAATCAGAATCGAAGCTTCATCCGGATTGACCGATGAAGAAATCGAGAAGATGAAGAACGAAGCGAAAGCCAATGCTGACGCGGATAAGGCGGCCAAAGAAGAGGTAGAAAAAGTGAATCAGGCTGATTCTTTGATCTTCCAAACTGACAAGCAATTGAAAGAATTTGGTGACAAGCTTTCAGAGGCTAATAAAACAGCAATCGAAGGTGCGTTGAACCAACTTCGAGAAGCACACGGTAAGAAAGACATTCCTGCGATCGATACCGCAATGGAAGCCTTGAACAAAGCCTGGGAAGCTGCTTCACAGGAAATCTATCAGGCGCAGCAAGAAGCTGCAGGTGGAGCAGGCGCTCCTGGTCCTGACGCTGGCGCCGCTGGTGATGCTCAGGCCGAAGGAGGTTCAGACGCTGATGTCGCTGACGTAGAATACGAGGAAGTGGACGATAAAAAATAA
- a CDS encoding LytTR family DNA-binding domain-containing protein, with translation MLIDHLNFMELTGTFTRPIQDLRVFDFRPKTAGIRYGVALLLALINALLRSDHAIFSNEFEFPWSIFWYGFLFVFVVCSSSWIATSILKKRLFETGELNPATASKFLVVNVIVALIVYSCLYWAINGQIYPRHYFLYFILTIAVVSIENLIYLLYCSFQSPDFSIDKPQTASTDLIISMGQKQIILPQREIELIELKNELILFHSKGKVITSQFESMEALEKLLSAELFFRANRQVIINRHTIKEIKKGENRKLSIQLNGSIPIQGISVSRYRRKDLLTWIKTQRP, from the coding sequence TTGCTAATTGATCACTTGAACTTCATGGAATTGACAGGCACTTTCACCCGACCTATCCAAGACCTACGCGTATTTGATTTTCGTCCAAAAACAGCTGGCATCAGATATGGAGTAGCGCTGCTACTGGCATTGATCAATGCCTTACTTCGTTCAGATCATGCCATTTTTTCCAATGAATTTGAATTCCCCTGGTCCATCTTCTGGTATGGCTTTCTTTTTGTCTTTGTAGTCTGCTCAAGCTCCTGGATCGCTACCAGTATTTTGAAGAAAAGATTATTTGAAACCGGTGAGCTCAATCCTGCTACAGCTTCTAAATTTTTAGTTGTCAATGTGATTGTGGCTTTGATCGTTTATTCCTGCCTTTATTGGGCGATCAATGGTCAGATTTATCCGAGGCACTACTTTTTGTATTTCATATTGACGATTGCTGTCGTTTCCATAGAAAACCTGATCTACTTATTGTATTGCTCCTTCCAATCCCCGGATTTTTCTATAGATAAGCCGCAAACAGCATCTACAGACCTGATCATTTCTATGGGGCAAAAACAGATCATCCTCCCTCAAAGAGAAATTGAGCTGATCGAGCTCAAAAACGAACTAATTCTCTTCCACTCAAAAGGAAAAGTTATTACCTCACAATTTGAGTCGATGGAAGCATTGGAAAAATTACTTTCTGCGGAGCTATTCTTCCGAGCCAATCGTCAGGTGATTATTAACCGACATACGATTAAAGAGATCAAAAAAGGAGAAAATCGAAAATTGAGCATTCAGCTCAATGGCAGCATTCCAATACAAGGAATCTCAGTAAGTCGTTACAGACGCAAGGATTTGTTAACCTGGATCAAAACACAAAGGCCATAA
- a CDS encoding DinB family protein yields the protein MMKQVVLLFLIVMTTYTLPAQKKKLSESEIQFLEGNYQTSTALLEQLLEGLPDSQWRKRPAKGSWSIQETMEHVILAMTAQIKGLEKALSTKSDEFKDLRNRDGWLLSKIADRGVRVKTPLEPTGNDLSKEAMMEEYRIHGARFLDILRDKKTEFRNHYGNSPYGEVDAYQLMIFIPGHIQRHLSQMEEILRALES from the coding sequence ATGATGAAACAAGTAGTACTATTATTCCTGATTGTAATGACGACTTACACGTTGCCCGCACAGAAGAAGAAACTCTCTGAATCTGAAATTCAATTTTTAGAAGGCAATTATCAAACATCGACGGCTCTACTTGAACAACTGCTGGAAGGGCTTCCTGATTCGCAGTGGCGAAAACGACCTGCAAAAGGCAGCTGGAGTATTCAGGAGACAATGGAGCATGTCATACTGGCGATGACTGCTCAAATCAAAGGTTTGGAGAAAGCGCTATCGACTAAATCTGATGAATTCAAAGATTTGCGGAACCGAGATGGTTGGTTGCTGTCAAAAATTGCTGATCGGGGAGTAAGGGTGAAAACGCCTTTAGAACCGACCGGAAATGATTTATCGAAAGAAGCAATGATGGAAGAGTATAGAATTCATGGAGCACGATTCCTCGATATTCTTCGTGATAAGAAAACCGAATTCCGAAATCATTATGGTAATTCACCTTACGGAGAGGTGGATGCCTATCAGTTGATGATCTTCATACCGGGACACATACAAAGGCACCTGAGTCAGATGGAAGAAATACTTCGAGCGCTGGAAAGCTGA
- a CDS encoding DUF4097 family beta strand repeat-containing protein — translation MMKKILIISFLIGSLSAMAQTGINEKLAVPLSSPGERGLLEVNQINGDIYVEGYNGQEVIIEASFGSHNEEEEREKDRSAPPGMKRIASNPAKITAKENDNVVSVNTESWKKRTDLTIKIPSNFDLNLHTIHGVIDVKSVDGAMEISGVNGGVNLDEISGSVVCNTVNGQVNVRFVKMDDDAPMSFVTLNGNVDVTLPASAKVSAKMKSDQGEIYTDFDMEMKSGNNQVKRGRDCDDCNYEITINPWVFGEINNGGPEFTFKNMNGDILIRKRS, via the coding sequence ATGATGAAAAAGATATTGATAATAAGTTTCCTAATCGGGTCATTGAGTGCCATGGCTCAAACTGGGATCAATGAGAAATTAGCCGTACCGCTAAGCAGTCCCGGAGAAAGAGGACTATTAGAAGTGAACCAGATCAATGGCGACATCTATGTTGAAGGATATAATGGCCAGGAAGTAATCATAGAAGCCAGTTTTGGATCTCATAATGAGGAAGAAGAGCGCGAAAAAGATCGTTCCGCTCCTCCCGGCATGAAACGTATCGCCAGCAATCCAGCGAAAATTACAGCCAAGGAAAATGACAATGTCGTCTCCGTGAACACGGAATCCTGGAAGAAAAGAACGGATCTGACAATTAAAATTCCATCGAACTTTGACTTAAACCTGCATACCATACACGGGGTGATCGATGTGAAATCCGTCGATGGGGCCATGGAAATATCAGGTGTCAATGGAGGTGTAAACCTGGATGAAATCTCAGGCTCGGTAGTTTGCAATACAGTAAATGGTCAAGTCAATGTAAGATTTGTTAAAATGGATGACGATGCGCCTATGTCCTTTGTTACGCTGAATGGCAATGTGGACGTGACCTTACCTGCTTCCGCGAAAGTCTCAGCCAAAATGAAATCCGACCAGGGTGAGATCTACACGGACTTTGATATGGAAATGAAGTCAGGTAATAATCAGGTCAAACGCGGAAGAGATTGTGACGATTGCAACTATGAGATCACCATCAATCCCTGGGTATTCGGCGAGATCAATAACGGTGGCCCCGAATTCACCTTCAAAAACATGAATGGCGATATTCTGATCCGGAAAAGGAGCTGA
- a CDS encoding DUF4097 family beta strand repeat-containing protein, whose amino-acid sequence MKNLIIYVALLIPIIGISATRDQKEIKRSYEVPANGDYHLIVDNIQGDVIVEGYAGNTIELVLNITVNADNQKELDQAMEELELDERKSTDELRLRMKAPFVKYLDNNRFRGGGMQCEGPDYDYAYDYKLRVPVNVKLHASTINDGRIRITNMNIIERSGNINGPIFIDGAKETADISTINGDIDITYAARPTKDSRFNTINGDITLELPADFSAEVQAKSMQGDLFSAFDYERIPPEVKKTEDRKGGTTRFEIQQTTSVKIGQSEGPRFQFETLNGDMFLKRI is encoded by the coding sequence ATGAAAAACTTAATCATTTATGTGGCCTTGCTAATTCCCATCATCGGGATCAGCGCCACCAGAGATCAAAAAGAAATCAAAAGAAGTTATGAAGTCCCGGCCAATGGCGACTACCATTTAATTGTTGACAATATTCAAGGAGATGTGATTGTCGAAGGATACGCAGGCAACACCATAGAATTAGTTCTCAACATCACGGTCAATGCGGATAATCAAAAAGAGCTGGATCAAGCGATGGAAGAACTTGAACTAGATGAACGAAAGTCAACAGATGAACTGCGTCTACGCATGAAAGCCCCTTTTGTCAAATATCTAGACAATAATCGGTTCCGCGGCGGCGGCATGCAATGTGAGGGTCCGGATTATGATTATGCGTACGATTACAAGCTACGAGTTCCCGTCAATGTAAAGCTTCATGCTTCTACCATCAATGACGGTCGGATCCGAATCACCAACATGAACATCATTGAACGATCCGGAAATATCAATGGCCCCATATTCATTGACGGGGCCAAAGAAACCGCCGACATCTCGACGATCAATGGAGACATAGACATCACTTATGCCGCAAGACCTACAAAGGATAGTCGGTTCAATACCATCAATGGGGACATTACACTGGAATTGCCTGCAGATTTCTCCGCGGAAGTACAAGCCAAATCCATGCAAGGTGACTTGTTTTCGGCTTTTGATTATGAGCGAATCCCTCCGGAAGTTAAAAAGACCGAAGATCGAAAAGGCGGAACAACTCGGTTTGAGATACAACAGACCACCTCAGTGAAAATTGGCCAATCAGAAGGCCCCAGGTTTCAATTCGAAACGCTGAATGGAGACATGTTTTTGAAAAGAATTTAA
- a CDS encoding HEAT repeat domain-containing protein, whose product MEAINHNIAIEWYMDFLAGELSEEKTGPLKGYLEANPDLKEELHADKTIWNQLGKIETPEPSMAMDARFESALAGYMAGSAKQSQRSFQLPGWLTANLRMGLAFSLIGLVIGFAVFRNPAQQSEIATLTNEVQGMKKMMMLTLIEQPGAQQRIKAVSMAQEFVEVDDKVIKVLGNTLQTDDNVNVRLAAIDALLSYWDNATARQIMVESIAFQSSPIVQSAIADAMLSLREKQAIGEFEKLMTDEEINEAVKSKIESTIDQLKSI is encoded by the coding sequence ATGGAAGCGATCAATCATAATATTGCCATTGAGTGGTACATGGATTTTCTGGCTGGTGAACTGAGTGAGGAAAAAACAGGGCCTCTGAAAGGCTATTTGGAAGCTAACCCAGACTTAAAGGAGGAACTTCACGCGGACAAGACCATTTGGAACCAACTAGGCAAAATAGAAACACCGGAACCAAGCATGGCCATGGATGCCCGATTTGAATCAGCACTGGCCGGATACATGGCAGGCAGTGCTAAGCAATCCCAGCGATCTTTTCAATTGCCGGGTTGGCTGACTGCTAACCTTAGAATGGGGCTCGCTTTTTCACTAATTGGGCTGGTCATAGGGTTCGCAGTATTCCGAAATCCTGCACAACAATCAGAAATAGCCACACTCACCAATGAGGTTCAGGGCATGAAAAAGATGATGATGCTCACTTTGATCGAACAGCCCGGGGCACAGCAGCGGATCAAAGCCGTGAGTATGGCACAGGAATTTGTTGAAGTAGACGACAAAGTGATCAAGGTATTGGGAAACACTTTGCAAACCGATGACAATGTGAATGTACGGCTGGCAGCCATTGATGCCTTGCTCAGCTATTGGGACAATGCCACCGCCCGGCAGATCATGGTGGAAAGCATCGCATTTCAGTCCTCTCCTATTGTGCAATCGGCCATTGCAGATGCGATGCTGTCGCTCCGAGAAAAGCAAGCCATCGGAGAATTCGAAAAACTGATGACCGATGAGGAAATCAATGAAGCTGTAAAATCAAAAATTGAGTCTACGATCGATCAACTCAAGTCCATATAG
- a CDS encoding sigma-70 family RNA polymerase sigma factor produces MLKVKKGDLEKLSLLYHRYSRRVFGFFYRLTGDGATSEDLVQNVFMRILKYKHTYSEDGKFETWIFHMARNIHHDHYKKYSRYSWQEDMGDWEAKLSDEKNAEVAAEKSDELSMLRQALQSLTPEKRELIEMTRFQKMKYEQVANLLGVTESAVKVRVHRILKELRQAYLKLEV; encoded by the coding sequence ATGTTAAAGGTGAAGAAAGGAGACCTGGAAAAGCTCTCCTTGCTCTATCACCGCTACAGCAGAAGGGTATTTGGATTTTTTTACCGGTTGACGGGAGACGGAGCTACCAGTGAAGATCTGGTTCAAAACGTATTCATGCGCATCCTCAAATACAAGCATACTTACTCGGAGGATGGCAAGTTTGAAACCTGGATCTTCCATATGGCGCGCAACATCCACCACGACCATTACAAAAAATATAGCCGGTACAGCTGGCAAGAAGATATGGGAGACTGGGAAGCAAAATTGAGTGATGAAAAGAATGCGGAGGTAGCTGCGGAGAAAAGCGATGAGCTGAGCATGCTTAGACAAGCTTTGCAGAGTCTGACCCCAGAGAAAAGGGAACTGATCGAAATGACCCGGTTCCAAAAAATGAAATACGAACAGGTCGCCAATTTATTAGGAGTGACCGAAAGTGCGGTTAAAGTCCGTGTGCATCGGATATTAAAAGAATTGAGACAGGCTTATTTAAAGTTGGAGGTGTAA